The Oncorhynchus masou masou isolate Uvic2021 chromosome 13, UVic_Omas_1.1, whole genome shotgun sequence genomic interval TGTTGTTGTGTAACTAAATAAGCTTCTGAAAGTTGCAGTCCAATTTGTCAGGCTTTTGCACTAATGAGTTTCGGAGAAAACTGCTGTGCAAGTGAATCATgatctgctgttctctctctcactcctctctttctacctctctcttgcTTTCCATCGCCCCCTCTttactctctcgctccctctttctccctatttctctctttctctctttctctctttcactctttcaccctcttcactcactgactcactcactcactcactcactcactcactcactcactcactctctctctctctctctctctctctctccaggcttcACATGGTCACGTGGAATGTCGCTACAGCTGATCCTCCAGATGACATCAGCTCCTTGCTTCACCTGAACTCCCCAAAGACCCCAGACCTCTACGTGATTGGGTGAGCTACGGCATGCTGATCGGACATTTATTGAGACAGACAGTACAATAGCATGACAGGAAAATCAGTTTTTTCCTGTGTAAAGTCTACAAGGTTTATTCAGAGTGGCATGGAGAAAATGCTTCAGTAGGTTTATTTGTATGATAATAATGTTACTGGCAACAATAgttataaagtgtgtgtgtgtctcttgtaGTCTCCAGGAGGTGTACGCTGCTCCTCACAGGTTCATCATAGACATGGCCGTTGAGGACTCCTGGAGCCATCTCTTCATGTCCAGCCTGGCACCACGAGGCTACCTGAAGGTACAACAGTAGGACAATATGGCTTCATAACACCTAACAATACCACTCCAGCACCATAGACCGGTTTGAACTAGTTTTATGCCACCAGCCTTAGTCTGAAGCAACAGACAAATGTGCTCTCAACATAATTTGTCCTCAGTTTATTTTCACCTCTTTGTCTTTCAAAGCGATATAATTTGCATCTTATGTGTCTCTCCACTTCCACCCTTTTGAGTCTGCCATTAGTCTTTTTCCCGGTTACATAAAGACCCTGAATTGCCCAGGTTTAGATGAGTCTTGTTGTGTTTGCAGGTGTCATCCATCCGAATGCAGGGCCTCCTGCTGCTGTTCTTCTCCAAACTGGCCCACGTTCCATTCATTAGAGACATCCACGACACCTACACGCGCACAGGCATCTTCGGCTACTGGGTAAGATCAGGCTCAGTGGATGTTATTACTGATTATGGCACCTTAATAGCGAGTGTTACAAGGCATTATAAATGCACTTATAAGGCATTATGTGTGTGAGCCTCGCAGAAGAAGGGTGTTATTCGTACGTTTGATCGATTGACAGGGGAATAAAGGCGGGGTGTCCATCCGCCTGTCTTTCTACGGCCACATGCTCTGCTTCCTCAACTGTCACCTGGCGGCACACATGCAGTACGCCTCGCAGCGCGTCGACGAGTTCGAGTACATCCTGGACACGCAGACCTTCGGCACCAAAAAGGCCCCCCACGTCCTCGACCACAAGTCGGTATACATTAAATGCACGTTGTCAACTGAGTGGGCATATTTCTGTATTCACACTGTTGCTGCCTCAGTGTTTTATAAGTGGAGGAGCCTGGCATCTGCTTGTGATAGGATTGTACGTACTACtgtgctctctctgtgttgaATGTTCACAgtggcctctctctccactccctctcttctctctctctctctcaggctggtCTTCTggtttggggatttgaacttccgCATCCAAGATCACGGCATGCATTTTTTGCGCAACTGCATCACCAGCCATAAGTTCAACTTGCTGTGGAGCAAAGACCAGGTCAGACTCCTGGGAGATGCATCTGTTTTGCTCTGTCTTGGAGAATACTATACCTACATTTGACTGGAGTGGAAAACGGACAGTGGCTTTTCATTTAACACGTGTGCGGTTGTCTTTGTTTTCCTGCATGTAAGACATAGGATGTGTCCCAGACGGCACCCTGTTTGTTCACTTTAtacgtgcactacttttgaccagggcccttagggcTCTGATCCGAAGGAAGTGCGCTCTTATGGGAATGGGATGCAATTTGGGATGCTGCCATAGTATCACCTGAGGATGTTAAATGTGATGCTTGTCTTGTCATTCCGTGTGGTTGCATCAGCTGACTATGATGAAGAAGAAGGAGGCTGTCCTGCAGGAGTTTGACGAGGGACCTCTGGACTTTCAACCGACGTACAAATTTGACAGGTTCTCTGACCGCTATGACAGCAGGTAACTCTTTGCCCCTATAATTGGATTCACCGTTGTTTTCTTTCAGATTTCCCTCCTTTGCGTCGTCTTTTCCGCCTGCTCTTACTGAGCTGACTCCCCGCTCTCCTCACAACACACTATTATTCAAACCCTCTGCTCTCTTCTGACTTCACAGGTCCCTCCGGGCTTGGTTTGGTGTTCAGTAAGCTGCTCACAACACCCCTCTCTTAATGCCACCCTAATCCACCTTCAGCACTATTCTGCTCCTGCACAATAAGCCCACCAGAACTGTTGTAAGATGGTGATGGATAGATTTATGCTATGGAAAGTCTAAatgcctctctctcccaccagaaAATGGTGCCTACAGGACAGCAGACCTTGCTgtcttgtttgttgttgttgtttttttattttctgCTGATGTGAATgctatgttatatatatatatatactatagttGTCTGCAGCTAACACAGTTTCCTCTAACAGTACCTGCGGTATATCAGTCGCTGTTATCTTCATATGAAGCCGCTTGAAAATCCCATTGATACGTATCAGCGCCATGGCTGCCATGCTCAGTGGACACAGTATTCTGGATTTGTTAAGGCTAATTAATTTAACCCCCACAATACCATCTCtctcagagagcgagagaagctTTGCTAGCCGACTATACCATTGACTCTGTGTGGGCGTAAGCAGCTGTCAGGTTCTAACAAACATGGTTACTTGCTATATACAGCACAACCTCCTGTCCTGCTGCTTGGATTTGTCACTATGGACTTCTAACGAATCGCTGTATACGGTGTGTTCAGAAAgcattcactttttccacattttgttacgttacagcctcactctataattgattaaatgtttttctctcctcaatctacagacaataccccataatgacaaagcaaaaacaggttttttagaatttgttgcaaatgtatcaaaaaaaatgtaataacggaaatatcacattttacataagtattcagacactttactcagtactttgtttaagcacctttggcagcgattacagccttgagtcttctttggtatgacgctataagcttggcacacctgtatttggggcgtTTCTCCcggtcttctctgcagatcctctcaatctctgtcaggttggatggggagcatcgctgcacagctattttcatgtctctccagagatgttcgattgggttcaagtccgggctctggccactcaaggacattcagagacttgtctcaaaaccactcatgcgttgtcttggctgtgtgcttggggtcgttgtcctgttggaaggtgaaccttcgctgcagtctgaggtcctgagtgctttggagcaggttttcatcaaagatctctctgtattttgttccgttcatctttccttcgatcctgactagtctcccagtccctgcagctgaaaaacatccccacagcatgatgctgctgccgccaccatgcttcaccgtagggatggtattagccaggtgatgagcagtgtctggtttcctccagacgtgacgcttggcattcaggccagagaatcttgtttctcatggtctgagtccttaggtgccttttggaaaactccaagcaggctgtcatgtggcttttactgaggagtgacttccgtctggccactctaccataaagacctgattggtggagtgctgcagagatgggtttccttctggaagattctcccatctccacagaggaactctggagctctgtcagtcaccatcgggttcttggtcacctccctgaacaaggcccttctcccccgattgctcagtttggccgggtggccagctctaggaagagtgttggtggttccaaacgtcgtccatttaagaatgatggaggctgctgtgttcttggggactttcaatgcagcagacattttttgctacccttccacagatctgtgcctcgacacaatcctgtctctgagctctacaggaaattccttcgacctcatagcttggtttttgctctgacatgcactgtcaactgtgagaccttatgtagacaggtgtgtgcctttccaaatcatgtccaatcaattgaatttaccacaggtaatcaagttgtagatacatctcaaggatgatcaatggaaacaagatgcacctgagctcaatttcgagtctcatagcaaagggtctgaatacttatgtaaataaggcttttctcttttttatttttaatacatttgaaaaaatgtctCTGGGTTATTGATGATAAAATTATTTAATCttatttagaataaggctgtaacgtaagaaaatgtgtCAAAAGTgataagggtctgaatactttccgaatgcactgttgcTGTATGCATTCATGTGTGCGCACGTGtttgtgtggggggtgggggcgtACGCGGGTGTTTGTGTGTCAGCGTCATTACGTACGGCCTCCACCACTGTGCACAAATCAGTACAACTGAGAGGGCACGCACTGCATGAGTCACCCAGTGAGACGGGGTGGCAAACGAATACAGCTGTGAGAGACGACTAATGAGGGATGTGAAAGGATACAAAGCACTGTGGAATCTGATCCATCATGTCGAGCAGACTGACGTGACACTGAGATGGGTAAAACGCTACAGAAATCCGGCTACCTTATGAGATTACTTGTcatactctctccatctcttaacACTCTCTCATGTCATTCTCTCATACACAGGCTTTGTTCCAATGTCCACACTAGCATACTACTGGAATGAATAAATGTATTGGGCATGCATTCTAAGTGATCTACTGATTTTACTTTCTGTTTCTCTACATCTGCCTCCTTGATCGTCTCTCACTAAATCTCTTCGCTTGTCCGTTTgcctgtgtctctccatctctccaattCTGACAATCATTCTCTTTCTCGCTTTCCAAATTCTCTCACTAaatccctgtctcttctctcgtCCGCCCGTCTGTTTGTCTGCCCAGTGGTAAGATGCGTAAGCCGGCTTGGACAGACCGGATCCTGTGGAGGGTGAAGCCTAAAGAGTCACCcccagaggaggagaaggacgaGGACAGGGACTCTGGCCTGGATGAGAAGAACACcaagcagcaggaggaggaggaagagttcCCTCTGAAACTCAAGCAGGATTCGTACACCAGCAACATGGAGTATGGCGTCAGCGACCACAAGCCTGTCATCGGCGTCTTTACCTTGGAGGTGACTGAGGCAGCGGCATTTCCCATTCCCACATCTGAGACAGTATGAACAGAGTATTAAGAGTAGCAGTGCTGATCTAAAACCAGTTCCTTCCTGTCCATATAATGTTGCCTCTTAGATCATAATGAACAACACttactgacccaagatcagcactcctactctgaggcgCTTTTTAAATAAGGGCCTTGGACTGCTTTTCCAATGTGACTCTTGATAGTGAAACGGTATGAtgcaaatacagtggggcaaaaaagtatttagtcagccaccaattgtgcaagttctccaacttaaaaagatgagaggcctgtaattttcatcataggtacacttcaactatgacagacaaaatgagaaagaaaaaaatccagaaaatcacattgtaggatttttaatttatttatttgcaaattatggtgaaaaataagcatttggtcacctacaaacaagcaagatttctggctctcacagacctgtaacttcttctttaagaggctcctctgtcctccacttatcagtataaaagacacctgtccacaacctcaaacagtcacactccaaactccactatggccaagaccaaagagctgtcaaaggacaccagaaacaaaattgtagacctgcaccaggctgggaagactgaatctgcaatagataagcagcttgctttgaagaaatcaactgtgggaacaattattaggaaatggaagacatacaagcccactgataatctccctcgatctggggctccacgcaagatctcaccccgtgggatcaaaatgatcacaagaacggtgagcaaaaatcccagaaccacaaggagggacctagtgaatgacctgcagagagctgggaccaagttaacaaagcctaccatcagtaatacactacgccgccagggactcaaatcctgcagtgccagacgtgtccccctgcttaagccagtacatgtccaggcccgtctgaagtttgctagagagcaatTGGATGAtgcagaagaagattgggagaatgtcatatggtcagatgaaaccaaaatataactttttggtaaaaactcaactcgtcgtgtttggaggacaaagaatgctgagttgcatccaaagaacaccatacctactgtgaagcatgggggtggaaacatcatgctctggggctgtttttctgcaaagggaccaggacgactgatccgtgtaaaggaaagaatgaattgggccatgtatcgtgagattttgagtgaaaaccaccttccatcagcaagggcattgaagatgaaacgtggctgggtctttcagcatgacaatgatcccaaacacaccgcccgggcaacgaaggagtggcttcgtaagaagcatttcaaggtactggagtggcctagccagtctccagatctcaacaccatagaaaatctttggagggagttgaaagtccgtgttgcccagcaacagccacaaaacatcactgctctagaggatatctgcatgggccaaaataccagcaacagtatgtgaaaaacttgtgaagacttacagaaaacgtttgacctctgtcatagccaacaaagagtatataacaaagtattgagaaacttttgttattgaccaaatacttattttccaccataatttgcaaataaattcattaaaaaatcctacaatgtgattttctggactttttttctcattttgtctatcatagttgaagtgtacctatgatg includes:
- the LOC135552674 gene encoding inositol polyphosphate 5-phosphatase K-like; translation: MEKDDGTREDNQSQVKNSVSMEKNCCNEDTFRLHMVTWNVATADPPDDISSLLHLNSPKTPDLYVIGLQEVYAAPHRFIIDMAVEDSWSHLFMSSLAPRGYLKVSSIRMQGLLLLFFSKLAHVPFIRDIHDTYTRTGIFGYWGNKGGVSIRLSFYGHMLCFLNCHLAAHMQYASQRVDEFEYILDTQTFGTKKAPHVLDHKLVFWFGDLNFRIQDHGMHFLRNCITSHKFNLLWSKDQLTMMKKKEAVLQEFDEGPLDFQPTYKFDRFSDRYDSSGKMRKPAWTDRILWRVKPKESPPEEEKDEDRDSGLDEKNTKQQEEEEEFPLKLKQDSYTSNMEYGVSDHKPVIGVFTLELRKMYETPLVRVCAEGEWSADFDAMVIYSPLQPFPSSAWDWIGLYKVGFRSVSDYITYTWVKDDEVSFNDELTQVYVSKDEIPVLGGECVLCYYCSTLQCIVGISSPFKVQESKVAIEEGLAPENINGLDKATAS